From the Periophthalmus magnuspinnatus isolate fPerMag1 chromosome 1, fPerMag1.2.pri, whole genome shotgun sequence genome, one window contains:
- the cacng1a gene encoding calcium channel, voltage-dependent, gamma subunit 1a: MHKRTKIRIAIFILMVGMACMFTAVVTDYWAVLSPRVEVANTTCEAAHFGLWRLCKKHVYISQEIFQQGKACGPISLPGEENCTYFGHFTPGKDAEIFEYKTQKEYNISAAAISIFSLAFMILGSLALLCSCTGQKKRDYLLKPAGMFFAFAGLCAFISLEVMRQSVKRMIESEETIWMEYHYGWSFACACSGFVLLFLTGIALLVLSMPQMPRNPWETCMDAEPEQVE; the protein is encoded by the exons ATGCACAAACGCACTAAAATCAGGATCGCCATCTTCATTCTGATGGTGGGGATGGCGTGCATGTTCACGGCGGTGGTGACGGACTACTGGGCTGTACTCAGTCCCAGAGTGGAGGTGGCCAACACGACCTGTGAGGCAGCGCACTTCGGCCTCTGGAGGCTCTGTAAGAAGCATGTGTACATCAGCCAGGAAATCTTCCAACAGGGGAAGGCCTGTGGACCCATCAGCCTGCCTGGGG AGGAGAACTGCACGTACTTTGGACACTTCACCCCTGGAAAAGACGCAGAGATATTtgaatacaaaacacaaaaag aatACAACATCTCAGCTGCAGccatttccatcttcagtctgGCCTTCATGATCCTGGGCTCTCTGGCTTTGTTATGTTCGTGCACCGGTCAGAAAAAACGTGATTATCTCCTCAAACCTGCGGGCATGTTCTTTGCATTTGCAG GCCTGTGTGCGTTCATCTCCCTGGAGGTAATGCGACAGTCAGTCAAACGCATGATCGAGAGCGAGGAGACCATTTGGATGGAGTACCACTACGGCTGGTCCTTCGCCTGCGCCTGCTCTGGcttcgtcctcctcttcctcaccggGATAGCCCTCCTCGTCCTTTCCATGCCCCAGATGCCCCGCAATCCGTGGGAGACCTGTATGGATGCTGAGCCCGAACAAGTGGAGTGA